In Rhipicephalus sanguineus isolate Rsan-2018 chromosome 1, BIME_Rsan_1.4, whole genome shotgun sequence, the DNA window GCAACATCTGGACGCCAGTCATACTGCTGCCGAAGACGTCAAGTTGCTACGGTTTGCGTGCGCTTTCTGCGCCATGCGGTACGCGTCAGCCGATCTGCTCATTGCGCATATCCAGCAACACGACGTTTGGGAAGACGGAGACTTCTATCCGCTATTTGCTGGTATCGTAGGCAAGCCGCTTTGCGAACGCGACGATACAGTGACGTCTTTTGAGCTTGATGACCTCATAAAAGAATTGCAGAAAATCGCTGGCGACTTGCCTGCCCAACAGCCAATGCGCAAGTCTGCCCTGTCCACAAAGAGTCGCTCCGGTGTGCACACGCCGCTCAACTACCTGTGTGCTCTGTGCGGCATGAAGTTTCAGCACGGCTACCAGATTGATGAGCATGTGCGCATGCGTCACAAGGGCTTTCTCAAGCTAATGAAAGCACGACATGCCTGCGTTTACTGTGGCACTAAATTCTTTAAGCTGTCAATGCTTAGGGAGCACCTACTCATGCATCATGCCATCTCAGTTACACCCCGAAAGAAAAACCCCGTGCGAGTTTGAGTGATTTAAGAAGTAACACTGAATGAACACTGCACTATATTTTTCAAATATATAAAAACCAGCAAAGTgtagtgatgtaaaaaaaaaaaaatgttagtttTATACTTCTCTGTCGCCTTCGCGATTTGACTTCAAGTCCCCAGTATTCTACAAGATTTTTTGCTACTCATTTAAAGGAGAACGAAGAGGAGCCATAGCAGCTTTTTAGGTGCACAGTCAACATGTGTGCTAAGCAAGCAAGTGCTGTATGTATCGCTGTTACAAAGGTTATGCATAGTCTATTTTCACCGGAATAATAAATGTGGTTATGGCTTCTGTGACCCTGAAGTATAACTTCGTGTTTCCGTACATTTCATTAGATATAAAATGTGCAGACCTACATCAGGAATGAGAAATTGGTGGCAGTTGAAGATAAGGTGCGATTACTTGCCCACTACTACGGAATATAAGTGCACTATTTTTTTCATAATACCAAGCACTTTCCATTTTTTTATGAAGTACAGGTGGTGTGTATTGGTATACAACTTGCTTGAAACACTTTCCGCAAAGGGGTATTATTTGTAGGTTTTGATTGATGTGTAGTGATTATGTGATAAGAGAAAAAGGaattaaagtgaaaaaaaaaaaactaacggtTGGTGGGGACCAAACCCACAATGACAATACCCACACTTCCTCTACTGGGCCAGCACTTAAGGTCACCAGCATTTAAGGGGAGCCTGGTCCCCCTTGCCTGGTAATTTCATCTTGGAAACACCACTTCATCTTGGAAACATACATAGAAGCATTCCATATGGTTTGGGAGGGCCCCCCTCCTTTCAGAAAAGAGACCAAACCCTGGCTCTACCGTACACTGTCTATCTTGTAGGCACTATAGCCCTACTTTCTTTGTGGGTGCAGGCCATTGTGCAATTGCCAGCTCTTCCGATTAGACATCACCATGCCCAAACACCATTCTACATGAAGAAAAATAATACTATCTGCCTTTATATCTGGCCATGGAGATTGCATTAGTATAAAGAAAGATATTGAGGTATAAATAATTGATTATCCACGACTGAAGCTTCACTTCAGCATATAAAATTGTTTTGGGGTCTTCTAATTTGACAACCTATATATTCCCTACAGATTCCCTACACTGGTACCACGAAAAAGTCTTATTTACAGGCAACTACAGACATAGGTAGTTATTTTGGTATGAATACATCACTGCTGCAGTGCACCACAGTGACTGTCATCATCCAATGCAACCAGTTTGAAACATGTAGATCTTTGAACATAAATCTATGCACTAAATTGAGATAAGCCACTGATGCACACACTGGTAGGGCCATCATCCTGGTTCATCTATTCTTCCTGACTTGATGTTTATTTATATTCAATGTGAATTGGATAGATCCTCTTGGAACAGGGCGAGTGGGGCTTCGTTCTCAGAGAAAATGCAGCCACCTAATTGCAAGCTTCTCTTGTGCATATCATGGGGAAAAAATGCTTAGAGTGGACAGACCTGATGATGCAGAAGATTGCTTGATGAATGCAGCTTTCAGCAGTATTGCGTAGCTAGTGTGATCACATCTTGCCAGGAGCTGATGTGCATATCAGTAGCTTATTATGCTGTGTCATCACCACTTCCAATTGTTTTAGTGTGACGTCAAAAAAAGATGTGTGCgaaagtgtaattttttttctttaaaagaaCTTTCCAGTTTGATTGCAAAGTTGCATTTCAACATTCTGTACAGGCTTAAATTTATGCTCTACTGGTCTGACTCACAAACACAAGATGTGCTTTCCTGATGTGTCGTGTGTCTCCAGCAATATGATATGCAGAAATTCAAGTGTTCCTTTTAACAGCGGCCCATATAGTATTTAGAATGCAGTTATTGGCATCTTATCACTTTCAGTTTTTTTATGTTCATTTTAGAAAACCATTTATCAGTATTCTTGATAATGATAACTGACACcaaatattttttaaagaatatAAAAGATAAAAGGAAAAAGCTAACCTGGCACCAAAAACTGTACTACTTCTACTTTCAAGGCGGTATAGAAAAATAGCCACGTAATacagtgcaaaacaaaaaagtgtGCCAAAACTCAATGCAGAAAGGTCTTGGATAAACTAGTCAGGACAGAGCAAGGGAATGCGGCCAATTGTAGCCATGCAATCTGCAActtgagacagagagagagagaaaagacatctATTTGGTCCGGAGGAAGAGTATGagggggtgtgtccagataagattgCACACAAgatcccggtcaccattcccgcttttgatgaaatttactgtaggccaaggcattagacccagaacaaaggttttgaagttagttttgcgaaaaaagaaatctgttcggctgaaaaaaaaaaagttttggccACAAAAAGCACTTTTCCgacaatttcgcgatttctgaattttgagcgcaacTAGGGagaaaacggtgcacttcttggtcataatatttattctcctcaaagaacaagtgaaatacaattttatgagtctattatttccctttcttgttgaagcacttttgaaggaaaaaatcacaaacatggcgaatcacacaaaatacctgtatttcaggaatttattgctgcaaacaagttaaagtgaggataataaaaaaacggtacatattaactttgatatttgcgctctcttttaaaataatttccgtgGTTTTATTGCGCTCCGTTTCACTcaataattgggctgaaacgtaagtgatttacaaAAAGCgctgaagtttgaaaatagttttctcaaaaaggccattattaattttttttaatccctttgattgaagtcaaggacgtcatctactaatctgcataaaaaaaaaacattgcattattttggttcctAACAAGCTAtgatgcgtcaaatgtgaccaagtcagcctagcagcCGCATCGTTCGTTATGTGCTTAAAATCGGATACAAGTTGTTTAAAACaattgtacgtgacataatcacaaagcagcagctccacaccaacaaatgcgcagccagatgtcatggttcagcaagc includes these proteins:
- the LOC119373952 gene encoding replication initiator 1, coding for MASGKTVRFLLPPKTFPALTPRRRVPEHCKCRFKCPTCEAVFSHYVLLCVHTWSHAPGDLRVPDPAVKPCSILQSTENFGLQCFLCPLRFASHLALRQHLDASHTAAEDVKLLRFACAFCAMRYASADLLIAHIQQHDVWEDGDFYPLFAGIVGKPLCERDDTVTSFELDDLIKELQKIAGDLPAQQPMRKSALSTKSRSGVHTPLNYLCALCGMKFQHGYQIDEHVRMRHKGFLKLMKARHACVYCGTKFFKLSMLREHLLMHHAISVTPRKKNPVRV